In one Burkholderiales bacterium GJ-E10 genomic region, the following are encoded:
- a CDS encoding YigF family translation initiation factor, protein MNHRKTVAITSSWGETIGYSRAIRAGQLIFVSGTTASGPDGKALHSGDAGAQAQVILERIVAALAELGAGPEHVVETRIYLTDMKNWEGVGRAHGAVFRDVRPATTMVQVGPLIAPDLLVEISAVASLASGEG, encoded by the coding sequence ATGAACCATCGCAAGACCGTTGCCATCACGTCCTCGTGGGGCGAAACCATCGGCTATTCGCGCGCGATCCGCGCCGGGCAGCTGATCTTCGTATCCGGAACCACGGCGAGCGGCCCCGACGGCAAGGCGCTGCATTCGGGCGATGCGGGCGCGCAGGCGCAGGTGATCCTCGAGCGGATCGTCGCGGCGCTGGCCGAACTCGGGGCCGGCCCCGAGCACGTCGTCGAGACCCGCATCTACCTGACGGACATGAAGAACTGGGAAGGCGTGGGGCGCGCCCACGGCGCGGTGTTCCGCGACGTGCGGCCGGCCACGACCATGGTGCAGGTCGGCCCGCTGATCGCGCCGGATCTCCTGGTGGAGATTTCCGCCGTCGCGTCGCTGGCGTCCGGCGAGGGCTGA
- a CDS encoding response regulator receiver domain with sensory domain: protein MHYLAASKRWIDDYGLDAAAVVGRSHYDVFPEISDAWRDVHRRALEGETIHEKNSRFDRRDGSVQWVDWEIRPWYTSSRTIGGVVLFAEDVTAGRNASTELERREARYRAVLETTIEGFLLIRSEDGRIAEVNNAYVQLSGYRRDELLAMRISDLEAKETHGEVAAHIARIKERGHDRFETMHRRKDGSPWPVEIAVTHTTTPEDLYFAFLLDITQRKQAEARVADYVAQLEQSMLATLAAVANMVEQRDPYTAGHERRTGIIAGDIARELGYSAEQCRVLQLAGMVHDIGKIGVPVEILSKPGRLTAVEYELVKTHVERGYEILKDVRFPWPIADIIRQHHERLDGSGYPRNLRGEDILPEARILAVADVLESMASHRPYRPALGLEAGLKELQNQRGVKFDADAVDALLRLIREQQYELPR from the coding sequence ATGCACTACCTCGCCGCGAGCAAGCGCTGGATCGACGACTACGGGCTGGACGCCGCGGCGGTGGTGGGGCGCTCCCATTACGACGTGTTTCCGGAGATTTCCGACGCGTGGCGGGACGTCCATCGGCGCGCCCTGGAAGGGGAAACGATCCACGAGAAGAACAGCCGGTTCGACCGCCGGGACGGGTCGGTGCAATGGGTGGACTGGGAGATCCGGCCCTGGTACACCAGTTCCCGGACCATCGGCGGCGTGGTGCTCTTCGCGGAAGACGTCACGGCCGGCAGGAATGCCTCGACCGAACTCGAACGCCGCGAGGCGCGCTATCGGGCCGTCCTGGAAACGACGATCGAGGGGTTCCTGCTGATCCGGTCGGAGGACGGCCGGATCGCCGAGGTCAACAACGCCTACGTCCAACTGTCGGGATACCGCCGCGACGAACTGCTGGCGATGCGGATCAGCGATCTCGAAGCAAAGGAAACCCATGGGGAGGTCGCCGCGCACATCGCGCGGATCAAGGAGCGCGGCCACGACCGGTTCGAGACCATGCATCGGCGCAAAGACGGCTCGCCGTGGCCGGTGGAGATTGCCGTCACCCACACGACGACCCCCGAGGACCTCTATTTCGCATTCCTGCTCGACATCACGCAGCGCAAACAGGCGGAAGCGCGCGTCGCCGACTACGTCGCGCAACTGGAACAATCGATGTTGGCGACCTTGGCGGCGGTGGCCAACATGGTGGAACAGCGCGACCCGTACACCGCGGGCCACGAGCGCCGTACGGGGATCATCGCCGGGGACATCGCCCGGGAACTGGGATATTCCGCGGAACAGTGCCGCGTGCTGCAGCTTGCCGGCATGGTCCACGACATTGGCAAGATCGGCGTGCCGGTGGAAATCCTGTCCAAGCCGGGCCGCCTCACCGCGGTCGAATACGAGCTCGTGAAGACCCACGTCGAGCGCGGGTACGAGATCCTCAAGGACGTACGCTTCCCCTGGCCGATCGCGGACATCATCCGCCAGCACCACGAACGCCTGGACGGCAGCGGCTACCCGCGCAACCTGCGCGGCGAAGACATCCTGCCGGAAGCGCGCATCCTCGCCGTGGCCGACGTCCTGGAGTCGATGGCCTCCCATCGGCCATACCGGCCGGCCCTCGGCCTGGAGGCGGGGCTCAAGGAACTCCAGAACCAGCGGGGCGTCAAGTTCGATGCCGACGCGGTCGATGCGCTGCTCCGGCTCATCCGCGAGCAGCAGTACGAACTACCCCGCTAA
- a CDS encoding glycosyl hydrolase, glucoamylase, producing the protein MDDLHLGVIGNCAIAALVDPHGSIVWGCFPRFDGDPVFCRLIDGRSGDVPQAECDDADARFDGSFTIELVDQVRCEQAYLTNSAILRTVLRDRAGNTVEITDFAPRYTQGERIHRPSMLVRRIVPLSGRPHIRVRLRPRFEHGMVRPEITRGSNHIRYVGPSQSLRLTTDLPVSYVVEERAFLLDGPGTLIFGSDESPESGIESVARDWFERTQTHWRGWVRSLSVPFEWQDVVIRAAITLKLCNFEETGAIVAALTTSIPEAPGTGRNWDYRYCWVRDAYFVIQALNRLGDTRTMEGYIGFVGDIVDEMGDSDLQPVFGVTRARDLDERVAEALRGYRGFGPVRIGNQAYRQVQNDVYGSIVLASTHAFFDQRLVLADQERLFAQLEAVGRRAALDFASPDAGPWELRHVARVHTFSSVMCWAACDRLARIAARIGKEDRSRYWREQADAMHGVIVARTWNDSMQSFVSTFDGDDVDATLLLLHELDFLAADDPRFVRTVEVVGSRLARGDFLYRYDSDDGFGRPETAFVICAFWYINALVTIGRKAEARTLFERILAHRNPLGLLSEDIHPTTGELWGNFPQTYSMVGLIGAAVRISVSWEDAF; encoded by the coding sequence ATGGATGATTTGCATCTCGGGGTGATCGGCAATTGCGCGATCGCCGCGCTCGTCGACCCCCACGGCAGCATCGTCTGGGGCTGTTTCCCCCGCTTCGATGGCGACCCCGTGTTCTGCCGCCTGATCGATGGCCGGAGCGGCGACGTGCCCCAAGCGGAGTGCGACGATGCCGACGCCCGTTTCGACGGCAGCTTCACGATCGAGCTCGTCGATCAGGTGCGTTGCGAGCAGGCCTATCTGACCAATTCGGCCATCCTGCGGACGGTGCTGAGGGACCGCGCCGGCAACACCGTCGAAATCACCGACTTCGCGCCGCGCTATACCCAAGGCGAGCGGATCCATCGGCCGTCGATGCTGGTGCGGCGCATCGTGCCGCTGTCGGGGCGACCCCACATCCGGGTCCGGCTTCGCCCGCGTTTCGAGCATGGCATGGTGCGGCCCGAAATCACCCGTGGCAGCAACCATATCCGCTACGTCGGCCCGTCGCAGAGCCTGCGCCTGACCACCGATCTGCCGGTCTCCTATGTGGTCGAGGAGCGCGCGTTCCTGCTCGACGGACCGGGGACGCTGATCTTCGGCAGCGACGAGAGCCCGGAGTCGGGGATCGAGTCCGTTGCGCGCGACTGGTTCGAGCGCACCCAGACGCATTGGCGGGGCTGGGTGCGATCGTTGTCGGTGCCGTTCGAGTGGCAGGACGTGGTGATCCGGGCCGCCATCACGCTCAAGCTCTGCAATTTCGAGGAGACCGGGGCGATCGTCGCGGCGTTGACGACGTCGATTCCCGAGGCGCCGGGCACCGGGCGCAACTGGGATTACCGGTATTGCTGGGTGCGCGACGCGTATTTCGTGATCCAGGCCCTCAACCGGCTGGGCGACACCCGGACGATGGAGGGATACATCGGTTTCGTCGGCGACATCGTCGACGAGATGGGGGACTCCGACCTGCAGCCCGTGTTCGGCGTCACGCGCGCCCGGGATCTCGACGAGCGGGTGGCGGAAGCCCTGCGGGGCTATCGTGGCTTCGGGCCGGTGCGGATCGGCAACCAGGCCTACCGGCAGGTGCAGAACGACGTCTACGGCAGCATCGTGCTCGCCTCGACCCATGCGTTCTTCGATCAGCGTCTCGTGCTCGCGGATCAGGAGCGCTTGTTCGCCCAGCTCGAGGCCGTGGGCCGTCGCGCCGCGCTCGATTTCGCCAGCCCGGATGCCGGGCCGTGGGAACTGCGCCACGTTGCGCGCGTACATACGTTTTCCAGCGTGATGTGCTGGGCCGCCTGCGATCGCCTGGCGCGGATCGCCGCGCGCATCGGCAAGGAGGATCGCAGCCGGTATTGGCGGGAGCAGGCCGACGCCATGCATGGGGTGATCGTCGCGCGCACCTGGAACGACTCGATGCAAAGCTTCGTCTCGACGTTCGACGGCGACGACGTGGATGCGACGCTCCTGCTCCTCCACGAGCTCGACTTTCTGGCCGCCGACGATCCGCGTTTCGTCCGGACCGTCGAGGTGGTCGGCAGCCGGTTGGCGCGCGGCGACTTCCTCTACCGCTATGACAGCGACGACGGCTTCGGGCGGCCCGAGACCGCGTTCGTGATCTGCGCCTTCTGGTACATCAATGCGCTGGTGACCATCGGCCGCAAGGCGGAGGCGCGGACCTTGTTCGAGCGCATCCTGGCCCATCGCAATCCGCTCGGCCTGCTGTCGGAGGACATCCATCCGACGACCGGCGAACTGTGGGGCAACTTCCCGCAGACCTATTCGATGGTCGGCCTGATCGGCGCCGCGGTGCGCATCAGCGTTTCCTGGGAGGATGCATTCTGA
- a CDS encoding HAD-superfamily hydrolase, subfamily IIB, producing the protein MGDAPRGDVPTRFPPRETAWFFDIDGTLAEMMPTPEMVQVAPGIAERLTMLFGVSQGAVAVVSGRSLASIDALLAPLVLPASGQHGAQRRNADGAVRAAGAATASLAAVRQRIAAWVGENPLVRVEDKGHAIAIHYRAAPEFADAVQGFAQDLAAADRNLRTQPGKMVVEILDAAHDKGAAIRAFLAEPPFRGRRPVFIGDDLGDEPGFEAVNRAGGVSIKVGTGPTAAQYRLPDVQAVQAWLAALVA; encoded by the coding sequence ATGGGCGATGCGCCCCGGGGCGACGTTCCGACGCGGTTTCCGCCGCGCGAGACCGCGTGGTTTTTCGATATCGACGGCACGCTCGCGGAGATGATGCCGACCCCCGAGATGGTGCAGGTCGCCCCGGGGATCGCCGAGCGGCTGACGATGCTGTTCGGGGTGTCGCAGGGCGCGGTCGCCGTCGTGAGCGGCCGCTCGCTGGCGTCGATCGACGCCCTGCTCGCCCCCCTCGTTTTGCCGGCCTCGGGGCAGCATGGCGCGCAGCGCCGCAATGCGGACGGCGCGGTGCGCGCTGCCGGCGCGGCGACCGCATCCTTGGCGGCGGTGCGGCAGCGGATCGCGGCGTGGGTGGGCGAGAACCCCTTGGTTCGCGTCGAGGACAAGGGGCATGCGATCGCCATCCATTACCGCGCGGCGCCGGAGTTCGCCGATGCGGTGCAAGGCTTCGCACAGGATCTGGCGGCGGCGGACCGCAATCTCCGCACCCAGCCGGGCAAGATGGTGGTCGAAATCCTCGACGCCGCACACGACAAAGGGGCCGCGATCCGGGCGTTTCTCGCCGAGCCGCCGTTCCGCGGCCGCCGTCCGGTGTTCATCGGCGACGATCTCGGCGACGAACCCGGATTCGAGGCGGTCAATCGCGCTGGCGGCGTGTCGATCAAGGTCGGGACCGGGCCGACCGCCGCGCAATACCGGCTGCCGGACGTGCAGGCGGTGCAGGCCTGGCTGGCGGCGCTCGTCGCGTAA
- a CDS encoding alpha,alpha-trehalose-phosphate synthase (UDP-forming), translating to MRFSLRFIVPLAITLAAIAYAVVPLADSLTLQWFVHDLDVRAALIANTMEDPLQEDLKIGSRGRIVAYFNRITQDQRLAAIGFCPDSKSPILATRTFPKSVVCSDLDRFQISAERELTTPNGTFHISVLPVAAKGQPLGQLILVHDTSFIRKRSLQTERYLFYFFIALGTVISIVTVIVAELSWRGLVQGTRALLRGEGLLRPAERITIPELRPIERDLRQLMRDVRSEIQLRDDSQVSWTPEMLRQILRDDLRDQEIIVVSNREPYIHVHGEQGIEVRRPASGLVTALEPVLRACSGTWIAHGAGPADREVVDKHDRVAVPPGQPAYQIRRIWLTPEEEAGHYLGFSNEGLWPLCHIAHVRPVFRSSDWEHYVAVNQKFARAVSEEAKGPNPIVLVQDYHFALLPRMIRERMPDATIITFWHIPWPNPESFAICPWQAEIVDGLLGSSILGFHTQFHCNNFVDTVERSIEARVDRETLTVSYGGKQTAVKRYPISIEWPPAPEARRDPVESCRAEIRRKNGLPAQHLVGIGVDRLDYTKGIIERFRAVERLLEIEPQWIGKFTFIQIAAPSRSSIPEYEAFEVQVRALATRINARFAGDGPPPILLKVEHHDPESVYRHYRAADVCYVSSLHDGMNLVAKEFVACRDDERGVLVLSRFTGAARELPEALIVNPYDIDQCAMALHVALEMPLPEQRARMRLMRALIQEFNVYRWAGRMLLDAAGMRMRRRVLSGSRGSGSTVIPIRSASSTAGRLRY from the coding sequence CGCTTCATCGTTCCGTTGGCGATCACGCTTGCCGCGATCGCGTATGCGGTCGTGCCGCTCGCGGATTCCCTGACGCTGCAGTGGTTCGTCCACGACCTGGACGTCCGCGCGGCACTGATCGCCAACACGATGGAGGACCCGCTGCAGGAAGACCTCAAGATCGGGTCGCGCGGCCGCATCGTGGCCTATTTCAATCGCATCACCCAGGACCAGCGCCTCGCGGCGATCGGGTTCTGTCCCGATTCGAAATCGCCGATCCTGGCGACACGCACGTTTCCCAAGTCAGTCGTCTGCTCGGACCTGGACCGGTTCCAGATTTCGGCCGAACGCGAGCTGACCACGCCGAACGGCACCTTCCACATTTCGGTACTGCCGGTCGCCGCCAAGGGCCAGCCCCTCGGACAGCTCATCCTCGTGCATGACACGAGCTTCATCCGCAAGCGCAGCCTGCAAACCGAACGGTATCTGTTCTACTTCTTCATCGCCCTGGGCACCGTCATTTCCATCGTCACGGTGATCGTCGCGGAATTGAGCTGGCGCGGCCTGGTGCAGGGCACGCGCGCGCTGCTGCGCGGAGAGGGGCTGCTGCGCCCGGCGGAGCGCATCACGATCCCGGAGTTGCGTCCGATCGAGCGCGATCTGCGCCAGCTGATGCGCGACGTGCGTTCCGAAATCCAGCTTCGCGACGACAGCCAGGTGTCGTGGACGCCGGAAATGCTGCGGCAGATCCTGCGCGACGACCTGCGCGACCAGGAGATCATCGTGGTCTCCAACCGGGAGCCGTACATCCATGTCCACGGCGAACAGGGCATCGAAGTGCGCCGCCCGGCCAGCGGCCTCGTCACCGCGCTCGAGCCGGTGCTGCGCGCCTGTTCCGGTACCTGGATCGCGCACGGCGCAGGGCCCGCCGACCGCGAAGTCGTCGACAAGCACGACCGGGTGGCGGTGCCGCCGGGCCAGCCCGCGTACCAGATCCGCCGCATCTGGCTCACGCCGGAAGAAGAGGCGGGCCATTACCTCGGATTCTCCAACGAAGGGCTGTGGCCGCTCTGCCACATCGCCCACGTACGTCCGGTGTTCCGCAGCTCCGACTGGGAACACTACGTCGCGGTCAATCAGAAGTTCGCGCGTGCGGTGTCGGAAGAGGCCAAGGGGCCGAACCCGATCGTCCTGGTGCAGGACTACCACTTCGCCCTGCTGCCGCGGATGATCCGCGAGCGCATGCCGGATGCAACGATCATCACCTTCTGGCACATTCCCTGGCCCAACCCCGAATCGTTCGCGATCTGCCCCTGGCAGGCGGAAATCGTCGACGGCCTGCTGGGGAGCAGCATCCTGGGCTTTCACACCCAGTTCCACTGCAACAATTTCGTCGACACGGTCGAGCGCTCGATCGAGGCGCGCGTGGACCGCGAGACCCTCACCGTGTCGTACGGAGGCAAGCAGACGGCCGTCAAGCGCTACCCGATCTCGATCGAATGGCCGCCCGCGCCCGAAGCGCGCCGGGATCCCGTGGAGAGCTGCCGCGCCGAGATCCGCCGCAAGAACGGCCTGCCCGCCCAGCACCTGGTCGGCATCGGCGTCGACCGGCTCGATTACACCAAGGGCATCATCGAGCGCTTTCGTGCCGTCGAGCGCCTGCTGGAAATCGAGCCGCAATGGATCGGCAAGTTCACCTTCATCCAGATCGCCGCGCCGTCGCGTTCGAGCATTCCGGAATACGAGGCCTTCGAAGTGCAGGTCCGCGCGCTGGCGACGCGGATCAACGCGCGGTTCGCGGGCGACGGACCGCCGCCGATCCTGCTCAAGGTCGAGCACCATGATCCCGAGTCGGTATACCGGCACTATCGCGCCGCCGACGTCTGCTACGTGAGCAGCCTGCACGACGGCATGAACCTGGTCGCGAAGGAATTCGTGGCCTGCCGCGACGACGAGCGCGGCGTGCTGGTGCTGAGCCGGTTCACGGGTGCCGCGCGCGAACTGCCGGAGGCGCTGATCGTCAACCCGTACGACATCGACCAGTGCGCGATGGCGCTCCACGTCGCGCTCGAAATGCCGCTGCCCGAACAGCGCGCGCGCATGCGTCTGATGCGCGCGCTGATCCAGGAATTCAACGTCTATCGATGGGCGGGTCGCATGCTGCTCGACGCCGCCGGCATGCGGATGCGCCGGCGCGTGCTGTCGGGAAGCCGCGGCAGCGGCTCGACGGTGATTCCGATCCGCTCGGCATCGTCCACCGCCGGGCGGCTGCGCTACTGA